One window from the genome of [Mycobacterium] stephanolepidis encodes:
- the trxA gene encoding thioredoxin, whose translation MSDHATVTVTDDSFQEDVVSSNKPVLVDFWATWCGPCKMVAPVLEEIAKDHGETLTIAKLDVDANPETARAFQVTSIPTLILFQNGEATKRIVGAKSKSALLRELDGVV comes from the coding sequence ATGAGCGACCACGCAACCGTTACCGTCACCGACGACTCCTTCCAGGAGGACGTCGTCTCCAGCAATAAGCCCGTGTTGGTGGATTTCTGGGCGACCTGGTGTGGGCCCTGCAAGATGGTGGCCCCGGTGCTGGAGGAGATCGCCAAGGACCACGGCGAGACGCTGACCATCGCCAAGCTTGATGTGGATGCCAACCCCGAGACCGCGCGCGCCTTCCAGGTGACGTCGATCCCCACGCTGATCCTCTTCCAGAACGGTGAGGCCACCAAGCGGATCGTCGGCGCCAAGAGCAAGTCGGCGTTGCTGCGTGAGCTGGACGGGGTCGTCTGA
- a CDS encoding TetR/AcrR family transcriptional regulator produces MEDPAEPQIRMADRQRARRSELVKEEVVEAALAEFSERGYHQTSIAHIAERLGTGHSMFYRYFTNKRDILEHVVQHATQRTVETLSHTLPGRITSLDEFHDFAVNLGLAYIGMVVADPRLSRLMLQQGAAVDAEMTAQFCQVFDAGASVLAGLLRDGIESGYVRPGIDVEAVADSVAGIPLGILARYGHDPDQDILASRVRATADLVCRGIAP; encoded by the coding sequence ATGGAGGACCCCGCGGAACCGCAGATCCGCATGGCAGACCGGCAGCGCGCTCGACGCAGCGAGCTCGTCAAGGAAGAGGTAGTGGAGGCTGCCCTCGCGGAATTCTCCGAGCGCGGGTACCACCAGACGTCGATCGCGCACATTGCGGAACGGCTCGGCACCGGCCACTCGATGTTCTATCGATACTTCACCAACAAACGCGACATCCTCGAACACGTGGTTCAGCACGCCACCCAGCGCACCGTCGAAACTCTCAGTCACACGCTGCCCGGCCGCATTACGTCGCTGGACGAATTCCACGATTTTGCAGTCAATCTCGGGCTTGCCTACATCGGCATGGTGGTGGCAGATCCCCGGCTGTCACGCTTGATGCTGCAACAGGGTGCCGCCGTGGATGCGGAGATGACCGCGCAGTTCTGCCAGGTGTTCGATGCCGGGGCTTCGGTTCTCGCCGGCCTGCTGCGCGATGGAATCGAATCTGGTTACGTCCGACCGGGTATCGACGTCGAGGCCGTCGCTGATTCGGTGGCGGGGATCCCGCTGGGAATACTTGCCCGCTACGGGCACGACCCCGATCAGGACATTCTCGCATCACGCGTACGCGCAACCGCCGACCTCGTCTGCCGAGGGATCGCCCCCTAG
- a CDS encoding cytochrome P450 — protein sequence MREVNAIGRRHGKSAPHRHDPWRITRAGIPLAASAVRGVGSPALTPPGPVGRPFLGSVPEMRREPFEFFRRCANEFGDIYSVPFPLGGSIVVVNHPDYAGQVMDDPVGRYSMIGPGQAAMGMIGAAIPMLEGDKFRQRRRMLMPMFGRRHLARVAEVIADEFVIRVDGWARWVDTGQEVDLQHAIAQVTLPAFLRAMFSSSITEQEIHETDVDLRTFMSLMASVTLMSPLPNLLPVPGRDSAPRSMWRLWRLTRRLIKERRRNPIETPDLLSLLLEATYDDGSPLSERDLSMELMILMAGGYETVVASLSWTLALLLAHPDHLDRLYAEVDALHGAVPTPDDLPKLPWAKACFDEGQRLQGHPLNPRFAMEDDVIGGYFIPRYTIVGPSLYSMHRDPRWWVDPDTYDPDRFMDQALARERPRLAFMPFGSGRHHCLGTGMAYMNAQFLLAIIFQRYRLMLPPGWKPKHHFNFSVTLDGGLPVTLTRA from the coding sequence GTGCGCGAAGTCAACGCGATCGGTAGGCGACATGGAAAGTCCGCTCCCCACCGGCATGATCCATGGCGGATCACTCGCGCAGGCATACCCCTGGCGGCCAGCGCCGTCCGGGGTGTGGGGAGTCCGGCGCTCACTCCACCGGGCCCTGTTGGCAGGCCCTTCCTCGGTAGCGTCCCGGAGATGCGACGCGAACCCTTCGAGTTCTTCCGGCGCTGCGCCAATGAGTTCGGGGACATCTATAGCGTTCCATTTCCGTTGGGCGGCAGCATTGTTGTGGTCAACCACCCGGATTACGCCGGCCAGGTTATGGATGACCCTGTCGGTCGATACAGCATGATCGGACCGGGGCAGGCGGCGATGGGCATGATCGGTGCCGCAATTCCGATGCTGGAAGGGGACAAGTTCCGTCAACGACGGCGGATGCTCATGCCGATGTTCGGACGCCGGCACCTAGCACGGGTGGCAGAGGTGATCGCCGACGAATTCGTGATCCGAGTCGATGGATGGGCACGGTGGGTTGACACCGGTCAGGAGGTGGATTTGCAGCATGCCATCGCACAGGTGACCTTGCCCGCGTTCCTCCGCGCGATGTTCTCCTCGTCGATCACCGAGCAGGAGATCCACGAAACCGATGTCGACTTGCGAACTTTCATGTCTCTGATGGCGTCGGTGACACTGATGAGTCCGTTACCGAACCTGCTGCCGGTGCCTGGGCGCGACAGCGCGCCCAGGTCCATGTGGAGACTGTGGCGATTGACGAGACGGCTGATCAAGGAGCGTCGGAGGAACCCCATCGAGACTCCGGACCTGTTGAGCCTGTTGTTGGAGGCCACCTATGATGACGGAAGTCCTTTGTCGGAGCGGGATCTCAGTATGGAACTGATGATCTTGATGGCGGGTGGATACGAGACGGTGGTGGCGTCGTTGTCATGGACGCTCGCGCTACTGCTGGCACACCCGGACCACCTCGACCGACTGTACGCAGAGGTCGATGCATTGCACGGCGCAGTGCCGACGCCGGATGATCTACCGAAACTTCCTTGGGCGAAAGCGTGTTTCGATGAGGGGCAAAGGCTGCAGGGCCACCCGCTTAATCCTCGATTCGCGATGGAAGACGACGTGATAGGTGGGTACTTCATCCCGCGGTACACCATCGTCGGCCCGTCGTTGTACTCGATGCACCGCGATCCACGCTGGTGGGTGGACCCCGACACGTACGACCCGGACCGATTCATGGACCAGGCACTGGCCAGGGAGCGTCCGAGGCTGGCGTTCATGCCATTTGGCTCGGGCAGACACCACTGCCTCGGCACCGGTATGGCCTACATGAACGCGCAGTTCTTGCTTGCGATCATTTTCCAGAGATATCGGTTGATGCTTCCGCCGGGTTGGAAACCCAAGCACCACTTCAACTTCTCGGTGACGCTCGATGGTGGGCTGCCCGTTACGCTGACGAGGGCGTGA
- a CDS encoding N-acetylmuramoyl-L-alanine amidase — MTTGASNIRRGDRGPAVSEVREVLTALGFLEDPDEVLATGRHVMPDHFDATLDDAVRAFQQRRGLLVDGLVGPATYRTLKEASYRLGARTLFHQFSAPMYGDDVATLQKRLQDLGFYTGLVDGNFGLQTYNSLMSYQREYGLTADGICGPETLRSFQLLGRHVTGGSAHAIRETEHVRNAGPQLSGKRIVIDPGLGGADRGVIVPGREGPTSEADILWDLASRLEGRMTAIGMDTYISRAIQNNPTDIDRATYANNVGADLMISLRFDSQPTVAASGVASYHFGNLHGSVSTIGHMLADFIQREVAARTGLRDCRAHGRTWDLLRLTRMPTVQVDIGYITSPNDVSILSAAHYRDVVAESILAAVKRVYLLGKNDRPTGTFTFDELLAHELSAGS; from the coding sequence ATGACGACAGGCGCGTCGAACATTCGCCGCGGCGATCGAGGCCCCGCCGTCAGCGAGGTACGCGAGGTGCTCACCGCACTCGGGTTCCTGGAGGATCCCGATGAGGTGCTGGCGACCGGTCGGCACGTCATGCCCGATCACTTTGACGCGACCTTGGATGACGCCGTGCGCGCGTTCCAACAGCGCCGCGGCTTGCTGGTCGATGGCCTCGTCGGACCCGCGACCTATCGCACTCTCAAGGAAGCCTCCTACCGGCTCGGGGCACGCACCCTTTTTCACCAGTTCTCCGCGCCCATGTACGGCGACGACGTGGCGACTCTGCAGAAGCGCCTGCAGGATCTCGGGTTCTACACCGGCCTGGTAGACGGAAACTTCGGGCTGCAGACCTACAACTCGCTCATGTCGTACCAGCGGGAGTACGGGCTGACGGCGGACGGCATCTGTGGGCCCGAGACTCTGCGCTCGTTCCAGCTGCTGGGTCGGCACGTCACCGGTGGATCTGCGCACGCGATTCGCGAGACCGAACACGTCCGCAACGCCGGCCCACAGCTGTCGGGCAAGCGCATCGTGATCGATCCCGGTCTCGGCGGCGCCGACCGTGGAGTCATCGTTCCAGGCCGCGAGGGCCCGACCAGCGAAGCAGACATCCTGTGGGACTTGGCCAGTCGCCTCGAAGGGCGGATGACCGCCATCGGTATGGACACCTACATCTCGCGCGCCATCCAGAACAACCCCACCGATATCGACCGCGCCACCTATGCCAACAATGTGGGTGCCGATCTGATGATCAGCCTGCGTTTCGACTCGCAGCCCACGGTGGCCGCCAGCGGCGTCGCGTCCTACCACTTCGGCAATCTGCACGGCTCGGTGTCCACCATCGGACACATGCTGGCCGACTTTATTCAGCGAGAAGTGGCCGCGCGCACGGGATTACGTGACTGCAGGGCGCACGGCCGCACGTGGGACCTGCTGCGCCTCACCCGGATGCCCACCGTGCAGGTGGACATCGGATACATCACCTCGCCGAACGACGTCTCCATTCTGAGCGCCGCGCACTACCGCGACGTGGTCGCCGAGTCGATTCTGGCCGCGGTCAAGCGGGTGTACCTGCTCGGCAAGAACGACAGGCCGACCGGCACCTTCACTTTCGACGAGCTGCTGGCGCACGAGCTGTCCGCCGGAAGCTAG